The Chitinophagales bacterium genome window below encodes:
- a CDS encoding HAD family phosphatase, with amino-acid sequence MAMLKNIKNIIFDLGEVIVDLDFNRTEQAFTNLFNVPAHQLYSYHKQNHLFDDLETGKISPSEFRNSLKKNLPKNTITDREIDDAWNAMLLDISSQKIELVKKLRQNYQTFVLSNTNKIHIDYVDQQMLPKHNLKSLNEIFDFVYYSHIIKHRKPDKEAYTFILDKHNLTPQQTLFIDDKAENIESARNLNMHTWHLTNRNDLYKIDEILV; translated from the coding sequence ATGGCAATGCTGAAAAATATAAAAAATATCATTTTTGATTTAGGGGAAGTTATTGTTGATTTAGATTTTAACAGAACAGAACAAGCTTTTACTAATCTTTTTAATGTGCCTGCTCATCAATTATATTCTTATCACAAGCAAAATCATCTGTTTGACGATTTAGAAACAGGAAAAATTTCGCCCAGTGAGTTTAGAAATTCTTTAAAAAAGAATCTACCCAAAAATACCATAACAGATAGAGAAATAGATGATGCGTGGAACGCCATGTTGTTAGATATTTCATCCCAAAAAATTGAGTTAGTAAAAAAATTACGGCAAAACTATCAAACTTTTGTACTTAGCAATACTAATAAAATACATATAGATTATGTTGACCAACAAATGCTGCCCAAGCATAATCTTAAATCTTTAAATGAAATTTTTGATTTTGTTTACTATTCGCACATCATTAAACACAGAAAACCCGATAAAGAAGCCTACACTTTTATATTAGATAAACATAATTTAACACCACAACAAACGCTTTTTATAGATGATAAAGCCGAAAATATAGAATCGGCAAGGAATTTGAATATGCA
- the trkA gene encoding Trk system potassium transporter TrkA: MRIVIAGAGDVGAHLAKLLAQEKQDTIIIDLDENKLHYIENHLDVFTIKGDATCPRILREAKTDKADLFIAVTSTEAHNITSCLIAKKMGAKQTISRISNPEYAKTDSGFSLNDLGIDFMISPEKLASKEIERLVKNSSFTENFEFDEGQIHLVGVHLEKLSPLVGKQVEETAHLNPRNDFIPVAIKRKRNTILPRKNTYFEEDDYVYFVSKPESVKDIGKLSGRPLLNNNNIMILGGSRIGVKTANALSRNYNVKIVEQNQKKCFDITDQLSSALVINGDGRDVELLREEHINDMGIFIAVTGSSSTNIMACLVAKAEGVARTIALVENVDYIHLSQMVGIDTMINKKFIAASNIFRHIRKGEVISLTNIHGVDAEVLEFRVSSSSKVAKKPIRDLHFPKGAIIGGVIRNGIGMITFGDFQIEEGDHVVVFAMNDCIAKVEDFFK, translated from the coding sequence ATGAGAATTGTTATTGCAGGTGCCGGAGATGTAGGTGCCCATCTTGCCAAATTATTGGCACAAGAAAAACAGGACACCATAATTATTGACTTAGATGAAAACAAGTTGCACTATATAGAAAACCACTTAGACGTTTTTACCATAAAAGGCGATGCCACCTGCCCCAGAATATTAAGAGAAGCTAAAACAGATAAAGCCGATTTATTTATTGCCGTTACCTCTACAGAAGCTCATAATATAACCAGTTGTTTAATTGCCAAAAAAATGGGTGCTAAGCAAACTATTTCAAGAATTTCTAACCCCGAATATGCAAAAACAGATTCAGGATTTAGCCTAAATGACTTAGGTATAGATTTTATGATTTCTCCGGAAAAATTAGCTTCTAAAGAAATAGAACGCTTAGTAAAAAACAGCTCTTTTACTGAAAATTTTGAATTTGACGAAGGTCAAATCCATTTAGTAGGTGTACACCTTGAAAAATTATCGCCACTGGTAGGCAAACAAGTAGAAGAAACCGCCCACTTAAACCCGCGAAACGATTTTATCCCTGTAGCTATTAAGCGAAAAAGAAACACTATTTTACCCCGAAAAAACACATACTTTGAAGAAGACGATTATGTTTACTTTGTTTCTAAACCCGAAAGCGTTAAAGATATAGGCAAACTAAGTGGTCGCCCACTTTTAAACAACAACAATATAATGATACTGGGAGGAAGCAGAATAGGCGTAAAAACAGCTAATGCTTTAAGTAGAAATTATAATGTTAAAATAGTAGAGCAAAATCAAAAAAAATGCTTTGATATAACCGACCAATTATCAAGTGCTTTAGTTATAAATGGAGATGGGAGAGATGTGGAGCTACTTAGAGAAGAACACATAAACGATATGGGTATTTTTATAGCCGTAACAGGTAGTTCTTCTACTAATATTATGGCGTGTTTAGTGGCTAAAGCCGAAGGCGTAGCCCGCACCATTGCTTTAGTAGAAAATGTTGATTATATCCATCTTTCGCAAATGGTAGGTATAGACACTATGATTAATAAAAAGTTTATTGCCGCCAGCAATATTTTCCGACATATAAGAAAAGGAGAGGTTATTTCATTAACTAATATACACGGTGTAGATGCTGAAGTATTAGAATTTAGAGTTTCAAGCTCATCTAAAGTGGCAAAAAAACCTATACGAGATCTTCATTTTCCTAAAGGAGCTATTATAGGTGGTGTAATAAGAAACGGTATAGGCATGATTACTTTTGGCGATTTTCAGATAGAAGAAGGCGACCATGTTGTAGTTTTTGCCATGAATGATTGTATAGCTAAAGTGGAGGATTTCTTTAAATAA